One window of the Pyrus communis chromosome 17, drPyrComm1.1, whole genome shotgun sequence genome contains the following:
- the LOC137721981 gene encoding uncharacterized protein, which yields MSLFTNEIEWTNPPRRFTIPHFTPYKRDEDPDRHLKHYRSTMILYKNNDALICKIFATNLQGEAQDWFHTLPPQSIRSFNELSFVFTKEYSSNRSIKMTSDHLFSIVKDPWETIHDYVKRFKAEKAKIVGCNEDITTVAFRNGLPTEHPLFGKLIMEKN from the coding sequence ATGTCACTATTCACGAATGAGATCGAGTGGACAAATCCACCTCGCAGGTTCACTATTCCTCACTTCACTCCGTACAAAAGAGACGAAGATCCGGATCGACATCTCAAGCACTACCGCAGTACTATGATCCTTTACAAGAATAACGATGCGCTTATTTGCAAAATTTTTGCCACAAATCTACAAGGCGAGGCGCAAGACTGGTTTCACACTCTACCACCACAGTCAATCCGGAGTTTCAATGAACTTTCCTTTGTTTTCACTAAGGAGTACTCGTCTAACCGCTCAATCAAAATGACATCCGACCATCTCTTCAGCATCGTAAAAGACCCTTGGGAGACAATTCATGACTATGTCAAAAGGTTCAAAGCGGAAAAGGCCAAGATTGTTGGTTGCAACGAGGATATAACAACGGTGGCATTTAGAAATGGGCTTCCCACCGAACATCCTTTATTTGGAAAACTGATTATGGAGAAAAATTGA